One genomic region from Stackebrandtia nassauensis DSM 44728 encodes:
- a CDS encoding ABC transporter substrate-binding protein, which yields MIRPNYARLLAVGLVVAVGMTVAACGGGAEKTKTPGGYTVELIDAKKLTVCTNIPYVPFQFEKNGKTVGFDVDMVDLAADELGVKQDVIDVKWDNIENGSALSGGKCDLAAAAMTITPEREKNLTFSEPYFDEVIAFVAPKGKAPKSVEDVGDRKLGVQASTTSLEYAKKHKLEPQEFEDSAKQRAGLESGKVEVVLQDYPVITEWMKDEKFAAKYEVGQIIETGSQYGFGFKKSADKTLVKVVNDQIKKAKDSKKYDELYKKWFGTEPKAS from the coding sequence ATGATCCGACCGAACTATGCGCGCCTGCTAGCCGTGGGCCTTGTCGTCGCGGTCGGTATGACCGTCGCGGCCTGTGGCGGTGGAGCTGAGAAAACCAAGACGCCCGGTGGCTACACGGTGGAGCTCATCGACGCCAAGAAGCTCACCGTCTGCACGAATATTCCATACGTGCCTTTCCAGTTCGAGAAGAACGGGAAGACGGTGGGTTTCGATGTGGACATGGTTGACCTGGCCGCCGATGAACTCGGTGTGAAGCAGGACGTCATCGACGTCAAATGGGACAACATCGAGAACGGTTCGGCGCTGAGCGGCGGCAAGTGTGACCTGGCCGCGGCCGCCATGACCATCACGCCCGAGCGCGAGAAGAACCTGACCTTCTCCGAGCCGTACTTCGACGAGGTCATCGCGTTCGTGGCCCCCAAGGGCAAGGCGCCCAAGTCCGTCGAGGACGTCGGCGACCGGAAACTGGGCGTGCAGGCTTCCACCACCAGCCTCGAGTACGCCAAGAAGCACAAGCTGGAACCGCAGGAGTTCGAGGACTCGGCCAAGCAGCGCGCGGGCCTGGAGTCCGGCAAGGTCGAGGTCGTGCTTCAGGACTACCCGGTGATCACCGAGTGGATGAAGGACGAGAAGTTCGCCGCCAAGTACGAGGTCGGCCAGATCATCGAGACCGGTTCCCAGTACGGGTTCGGCTTCAAGAAGAGCGCCGACAAGACGCTGGTGAAGGTCGTCAACGACCAGATCAAGAAGGCCAAGGACAGCAAGAAGTACGACGAGCTTTACAAGAAGTGGTTCGGCACCGAGCCGAAAGCGTCATGA
- a CDS encoding GatB/YqeY domain-containing protein yields MSSLKTRLETDMKTALKSRDELVLNTLRMALTAVRTEEVSGKQARELDDAEVMKVIAKQAKQREEAAEAFEAAGRTESAARERAEEEVLGRYLPKALSEDELTAIVEEVFAAEGFSEPKQMGQAMKAVQAKVAGRADGKAVAALVKARLAS; encoded by the coding sequence ATGAGCAGCTTGAAGACCCGCCTGGAAACCGACATGAAGACCGCCCTCAAGAGCCGGGACGAACTGGTTCTCAACACCCTGCGGATGGCGTTGACCGCCGTTCGGACCGAGGAAGTGTCCGGTAAGCAGGCACGGGAGCTCGACGACGCCGAGGTCATGAAGGTGATCGCGAAGCAGGCCAAGCAACGGGAGGAGGCCGCGGAGGCTTTCGAGGCGGCCGGACGGACCGAGTCGGCGGCGCGGGAGCGGGCCGAGGAGGAGGTGCTGGGGCGGTACCTGCCGAAGGCGTTGAGTGAGGACGAGTTGACGGCGATCGTCGAGGAGGTGTTCGCCGCGGAGGGGTTCTCGGAGCCGAAGCAGATGGGGCAGGCCATGAAGGCCGTTCAGGCCAAGGTGGCGGGCCGGGCGGACGGGAAGGCGGTTGCCGCGCTCGTCAAGGCGCGGTTGGCGTCCTGA
- a CDS encoding metallophosphoesterase, with product MKKRSLIATAGVLAAGGAAALAYASLIERFRFQLRRFDVPVLAPDTEPLRILHISDLHLSPNSHKEVEWVASLAALDPDLVVLTGDNLAHPEAVSTVSAALEPLFTYPGVFVFGSNDYYAPVLKNPFTYFNPNREHKYGEELPTEELRKMLTGAGWRDLNNATTTIPIADRTIAVAGVDDPHFDLDDYDLIAGEAPTDASVTLGLTHSPEPRVLDQMAADGYQLLLAGHTHGGQVCVPGYGALVTNCGIDRKRVKGLHRYGSSWLHVSAGLGTSPYAPIRFACHPEASILTLIPRT from the coding sequence ATGAAGAAGCGAAGCCTTATCGCCACCGCCGGGGTGCTCGCCGCCGGTGGCGCGGCGGCCCTTGCCTACGCGAGCCTCATCGAGCGATTCCGCTTCCAACTGCGGCGCTTCGACGTACCCGTCCTGGCACCCGACACCGAACCCCTGCGCATACTCCACATCTCCGACCTCCACCTCAGCCCCAACAGCCACAAGGAAGTCGAATGGGTCGCCTCCCTGGCAGCCCTCGACCCCGACCTGGTCGTCCTCACGGGAGACAACCTCGCCCACCCTGAAGCGGTCTCCACGGTCTCTGCGGCCCTGGAACCCCTCTTCACCTACCCGGGCGTCTTCGTCTTCGGCTCCAACGACTACTACGCCCCGGTCCTCAAAAACCCGTTCACCTACTTCAACCCCAACCGCGAACACAAATACGGCGAAGAACTCCCCACCGAAGAACTCCGCAAAATGCTCACCGGCGCGGGCTGGCGCGACCTCAACAACGCCACCACCACCATCCCCATAGCCGACCGCACCATCGCGGTAGCGGGCGTGGACGACCCCCACTTCGACCTGGACGACTACGACCTCATAGCGGGCGAAGCCCCCACCGACGCCTCGGTAACCCTGGGCCTCACCCACTCACCCGAACCCCGCGTCCTGGACCAAATGGCAGCCGACGGCTACCAACTCCTCCTAGCGGGCCACACCCACGGCGGCCAAGTCTGCGTCCCCGGCTACGGCGCCCTGGTCACCAACTGCGGCATAGACCGCAAACGCGTCAAAGGCCTCCACCGCTATGGCAGCTCCTGGCTCCACGTCTCGGCCGGTCTGGGCACCAGCCCCTACGCCCCAATCCGTTTCGCCTGCCACCCAGAAGCCAGCATCCTGACCCTCATCCCCCGCACCTAG
- a CDS encoding lanthionine synthetase LanC family protein, whose product MAGPDGESFDGWATTAYQQPSWVVDPFRLGGEVGDVVGGRAVRLGTHYEPLAGLAESARGNVYTATDVRTGEVVVVKQARAYVAESLDGFDARTQLRNERFVLGALHDVAGVARFRDHFRHGEDEYLVTSFDGRFSLSEYVTRKGRYVPVERSEGGAGASELEESRSLDGLAHRLAKTLRDIHARGFLLRDLSPKNLIVNATGDGVTFIDFGHCNHHDVVIRGGTKGYAPARQFDDEPAEPRDDLHALGMTLFAATIGAEPVVDEDDADASRVMALRVLGRMYGDRPPAVIAAVADLLSADPETMTTAFTALVEGRLAGATRRPRFPAAVVHRRGPGTAALVERVLAQLVSRANRIVDDGREPDPGVYRGAAGIGLCLLPHLERPGVADTVARLAKFSSLAADQVSLRPGLYLGSTGVEVFLRRAIAAGVAATPLSPERLFGVADDGFEGVDVINGAAGIGLGHLLLNEWDPRPEHEDVVRRCLEALGEPGAVFDPAEEAEVPGRDTTLGVSHGEGGVVEFLRHHHRLAPSEESRRRLNTRVAVFAEQVRRFVEASAKPSAVPLCTSWCRGMAGMGRVVLAAGRQLGDSSLVDLAVECADGCLRWLPQLATAGQCCGVAGIGELFCDLVSHDDRFLAAAESAATQLLILNADAPPAPPGRNQVQPGSTSWASGAAGVLDFLTRLRDLTPRGTAIAAF is encoded by the coding sequence ATGGCTGGTCCCGATGGGGAGAGTTTCGATGGGTGGGCTACGACCGCTTATCAGCAGCCGTCTTGGGTTGTCGACCCGTTTCGGTTGGGTGGTGAGGTTGGGGACGTTGTTGGGGGGCGGGCGGTTCGGCTTGGTACCCACTATGAGCCGCTGGCGGGGTTGGCGGAGTCGGCGCGGGGCAATGTGTACACCGCTACGGATGTTCGTACCGGTGAAGTGGTTGTGGTGAAGCAGGCGCGGGCTTATGTTGCTGAGTCGCTCGATGGGTTCGATGCTAGGACTCAGTTGCGCAATGAGCGCTTTGTTCTTGGGGCGCTGCATGACGTTGCGGGGGTGGCGCGGTTTCGCGATCACTTTCGGCATGGTGAGGACGAGTATCTGGTCACCTCGTTCGACGGTCGGTTCAGCCTGTCGGAGTACGTCACTCGTAAGGGGCGGTATGTGCCGGTCGAGCGTTCTGAGGGTGGTGCCGGGGCGTCGGAGTTGGAGGAGTCTCGCAGCCTGGATGGGCTCGCTCACCGGCTCGCGAAGACGTTGCGTGACATACATGCTCGGGGGTTTCTGCTGCGCGATCTGAGCCCGAAGAATTTGATCGTGAACGCGACCGGTGATGGGGTCACGTTCATCGACTTCGGACACTGTAATCACCACGATGTGGTGATAAGGGGCGGTACCAAGGGGTACGCCCCGGCACGGCAGTTCGACGACGAGCCCGCCGAGCCGCGCGATGATCTGCACGCGCTGGGGATGACGCTGTTCGCCGCCACGATCGGGGCTGAGCCGGTTGTTGATGAGGATGATGCGGACGCTTCGCGGGTGATGGCGTTGCGGGTGCTGGGGCGGATGTACGGGGATCGGCCGCCAGCAGTGATCGCCGCGGTCGCCGATCTGTTGTCCGCTGATCCCGAGACTATGACGACCGCGTTCACCGCGTTGGTGGAGGGGCGGCTGGCTGGGGCGACGAGGCGGCCGCGATTCCCTGCGGCCGTGGTGCATCGGCGGGGGCCGGGTACCGCGGCGCTGGTTGAGCGTGTGCTCGCGCAGTTGGTGTCGCGCGCCAATCGGATCGTTGACGACGGGCGTGAGCCGGACCCGGGTGTCTATCGTGGCGCCGCGGGTATTGGTTTGTGTTTGTTGCCGCATCTGGAGCGCCCGGGTGTCGCCGACACCGTCGCGCGGCTCGCCAAGTTCAGCTCGCTCGCCGCCGATCAGGTGAGCTTGCGGCCGGGCCTGTACCTGGGTTCCACTGGCGTGGAGGTGTTCCTGCGGCGTGCCATTGCCGCGGGGGTGGCGGCGACGCCGTTGTCGCCGGAGCGGTTGTTCGGGGTTGCCGACGACGGCTTCGAAGGCGTGGATGTCATCAATGGCGCCGCCGGTATCGGTCTGGGGCATCTGTTGTTGAACGAGTGGGATCCTCGGCCGGAACACGAGGACGTGGTTCGGCGCTGTCTCGAAGCGCTTGGTGAACCGGGCGCCGTGTTCGACCCCGCCGAGGAGGCCGAGGTTCCCGGACGTGACACCACTCTTGGTGTCTCGCATGGGGAAGGTGGCGTGGTCGAGTTCCTGCGGCACCACCACCGCCTGGCTCCATCGGAGGAGTCGCGGCGGCGACTCAACACCCGGGTGGCGGTGTTCGCCGAGCAGGTGCGGCGGTTCGTCGAGGCGTCGGCGAAACCCAGTGCTGTTCCGCTGTGCACCTCGTGGTGTCGGGGTATGGCCGGGATGGGTCGGGTGGTGCTCGCCGCGGGACGCCAGCTCGGTGACAGTTCTCTTGTGGATCTCGCGGTGGAGTGCGCGGACGGATGCCTGCGTTGGCTTCCGCAGCTGGCCACCGCCGGGCAGTGTTGTGGGGTGGCGGGGATCGGCGAGCTGTTCTGCGATCTCGTTTCTCACGATGACCGGTTCCTGGCCGCCGCCGAGTCCGCGGCCACGCAGCTGTTGATACTCAACGCCGACGCGCCCCCGGCCCCGCCGGGTCGCAATCAGGTGCAGCCCGGAAGTACGTCGTGGGCCAGCGGCGCCGCCGGAGTCCTCGACTTCTTGACCCGGCTGCGCGATCTCACGCCCCGCGGCACCGCGATCGCGGCGTTCTGA
- a CDS encoding FAD-dependent monooxygenase, translating to MDAIEHDVVIAGGGPTGLMLAGELALAGVDVAVVERRVGQELPESRAGGLHSRTIEVLDQRGIADRFLSRGKRSRAVGFATSQVDIGDLPTRHGYLLGLWQNHTEHELAGWVGELDVPVYRGREVIGFAQDDSGVDIEVSDGGPMRARYLVGCDGGRSLVRKTAGIDFPGWDPTFSCLVAEVEVERVPDWLSRQPVGPARRRAGSGKGTPVRIVVAESRVGRTGEASLHDLSEALIAEYGTDYGVSNPSWISRFGDTSRQAASYRDRRVLLAGDAAHVHAPVSGQGLNLGVQDAVNLGWKLAQVVAGASAESLLDTYHAERHPVAARVLRHTMAQHALLRTDERTRSLRDIMSELLSLYEPRQRVAAMIAGLDIRYDCGEGHPLLGRRMPDLDLVTADGPRRVFTLLHQARPVLLNLGEPNGFDVTPWAGRIRSVDAKAAATWELPLLGEVAAPAALVIRPDGYVAWAGELTDASLPDALTSWFGEPE from the coding sequence ATGGACGCGATCGAGCATGACGTGGTGATCGCCGGTGGCGGTCCGACCGGGTTGATGCTGGCGGGTGAGCTGGCGCTGGCGGGGGTTGATGTCGCTGTTGTGGAGCGTCGGGTCGGTCAGGAGCTGCCCGAGTCGCGGGCGGGCGGGCTGCACTCCCGCACCATCGAGGTTCTCGATCAGCGGGGGATCGCTGATCGTTTTCTGTCGCGGGGGAAGAGGTCGCGGGCCGTGGGGTTCGCCACGTCGCAAGTGGACATCGGTGACCTTCCCACTCGGCACGGCTACCTGCTTGGCTTGTGGCAGAACCACACCGAACATGAGTTGGCCGGATGGGTCGGAGAACTCGATGTGCCGGTCTACAGGGGACGCGAAGTGATCGGTTTCGCGCAGGACGACAGCGGTGTCGACATCGAAGTGTCGGACGGGGGACCGATGCGGGCGCGGTATCTCGTCGGTTGCGATGGCGGACGCAGCTTGGTCCGCAAGACCGCCGGTATCGACTTTCCTGGCTGGGACCCGACTTTCAGTTGCCTGGTCGCCGAGGTCGAGGTGGAGCGGGTGCCGGATTGGTTGTCCCGTCAGCCCGTTGGCCCTGCTCGTCGGCGTGCCGGGTCGGGGAAGGGGACGCCGGTGCGGATCGTGGTCGCCGAGTCGCGCGTCGGACGGACCGGTGAGGCCAGCCTGCACGATCTCAGCGAGGCGCTGATCGCCGAATACGGCACCGATTACGGGGTGAGCAACCCGAGCTGGATCTCCCGGTTCGGGGACACGTCGCGGCAGGCGGCGTCCTATCGGGACCGTCGGGTGCTGTTGGCCGGGGACGCCGCGCACGTGCACGCCCCGGTGAGTGGGCAGGGCCTCAACCTCGGGGTGCAGGACGCGGTGAACCTGGGCTGGAAGCTGGCCCAGGTGGTCGCGGGCGCCTCGGCGGAGTCCTTGTTGGACACCTACCATGCCGAGCGGCATCCGGTGGCGGCCAGGGTGTTGCGACACACGATGGCGCAGCACGCGCTGTTGCGCACCGACGAGCGCACCCGGTCGCTGCGCGACATCATGTCCGAGTTGCTGAGTCTGTACGAGCCGCGCCAGCGCGTCGCCGCGATGATCGCCGGTCTGGACATCCGCTATGACTGCGGCGAGGGGCATCCGCTGCTGGGGCGCCGCATGCCCGATCTCGACCTCGTCACCGCCGACGGGCCGCGACGGGTGTTCACCCTGCTGCACCAGGCCCGGCCGGTACTGCTGAACCTGGGTGAGCCCAACGGCTTCGACGTGACGCCGTGGGCGGGCCGGATTCGCTCCGTGGACGCCAAAGCCGCCGCGACCTGGGAACTGCCGCTGCTCGGCGAGGTCGCCGCTCCCGCCGCCCTCGTGATCCGCCCGGACGGCTACGTCGCCTGGGCCGGGGAGCTCACCGACGCTAGCCTTCCCGACGCGTTGACCTCGTGGTTCGGGGAACCGGAGTAG
- a CDS encoding S1 family peptidase: MRRKFALTAAAVVVAVAALGVGGMAYADREYGSGNGDDASTKIIGGQPASEEYKFHASMQYKEPGERPNPQRCGGSLIAPEWVLTAAHCVSKVEDGALLNPADYHIRIGSNDNLAGEQIEIESFTTHPYWATDNESVADIALIKLKTAAKEKPVAMSGHPSGDKPIRIIGWGRTDRDDPNSISQQAQELDTTLLNFDDCKFGEPGFDISPGDLCVDTPDGKAGPCSGDSGSPAMHKVGDQWRIFGITSRGGGDKCLSTPEVYTNIDWWSDWIAETTG, translated from the coding sequence ATGCGGCGAAAATTCGCCCTCACGGCCGCGGCCGTGGTGGTCGCTGTGGCGGCCCTCGGCGTCGGCGGCATGGCCTACGCCGATCGCGAATACGGCTCTGGCAACGGTGACGACGCCAGCACCAAGATCATTGGCGGCCAACCCGCCAGCGAGGAGTACAAGTTCCACGCCTCGATGCAGTACAAGGAGCCGGGCGAGCGGCCCAACCCGCAGCGCTGCGGCGGTTCGCTCATCGCCCCCGAGTGGGTCCTGACCGCGGCCCACTGTGTATCCAAAGTAGAGGACGGGGCACTGCTGAACCCGGCCGACTACCACATCCGGATCGGCTCCAACGACAACCTCGCCGGTGAGCAGATCGAGATCGAGTCGTTCACGACGCACCCCTACTGGGCGACCGACAACGAGAGCGTGGCCGACATCGCGCTGATCAAACTCAAGACCGCCGCCAAGGAGAAGCCGGTCGCCATGTCGGGCCACCCGTCCGGCGACAAACCGATCCGCATCATCGGCTGGGGCCGGACCGACCGGGACGACCCGAACTCGATCTCACAGCAAGCCCAGGAGCTCGACACCACACTGCTGAACTTCGACGACTGCAAGTTCGGCGAGCCCGGGTTCGACATCTCCCCCGGCGACCTGTGCGTCGACACGCCCGACGGCAAGGCCGGACCCTGCTCCGGCGACTCCGGAAGCCCGGCCATGCACAAGGTCGGCGACCAGTGGCGCATCTTCGGCATCACCAGCCGAGGTGGGGGCGACAAGTGCCTGAGCACCCCGGAGGTCTACACCAACATCGACTGGTGGTCCGACTGGATCGCCGAGACCACCGGCTAG
- a CDS encoding AfsR/SARP family transcriptional regulator — translation MLVRLLGSVEIASATGWARAGPAKRSCVLAALAVTPRVPVTLATLTERVWGTGAPSSAHSTLYGHIAHLRTLLRDCPGEVTLRRSGIDGYVLDVEPELIDVHALRSLVHAARDQLLVGDGERAVERWRRAGELVRGEALAGVKGDWAAEVRSGLRREHAALLAERFTVELELNRHNEIIDELADQVARHPLSESLVECLMTALYRSGRPAEALSCFAEARFRLAERLGADPGTRLRELNRRILKQDPELARPTPASAPVARGGHPFAQLPAAPRLFTGRAAELSELDNALDAPDGARLWTVSGPGGIGKSWLALHWSHRRRDAFADGQLYVNLHGFDPGTAPTPPETALRGLLETLGVAPAAIPTSLDAMSGLYRSLLVGKRVLILVDDARDSRQVIPLLPGDDAAFTVVTGRPGLATLATSHGAAGLRLDTLSHNESREAFSRHLGHDRIAAEPEATAELVGSCAGLPLALGILAARAAAHPGLPLAALAESVRDDSARLDALDTGELSASLRAVLEGSLAAVRPEAARLFALLGLAPGIDAERHAVASLAAASLGHSDALLRELDSANLVEQRVPGRYRMHDLTRLYAAERAEVDLDESDRDAALRRVVDHYLYTAAAGRELMQRGLIPRDLGQPAPGCVTRPLTDLEAAKRWFAAEHVNIVAAQRKAAELGWDASVWRLAWALTTFQILRRRSDEGVPVWRRAVAAAENLDDLFGQVVAHHTLSQMLIYAGDYDDAATHAARALDRAEASGDVHQLVGAHDAMSKAYVRQGDYRLALRHSTRSLDLARRTGNQILEAQAHNSVGWHLAHLGEYAAARGHCEQALDKARAIPDDYLAALILDSLGFVASRDDRPADASVHYRQALELVRRFGATEQEPTTMVALAEAEEALGRRDEAERLRREAADLYEAQGYAEEAALLRKPASG, via the coding sequence GTGCTGGTACGGCTGCTGGGATCCGTCGAGATCGCCAGTGCCACCGGCTGGGCGCGCGCCGGGCCCGCCAAACGCAGCTGTGTGCTCGCCGCGCTGGCGGTCACGCCGCGCGTCCCGGTCACGCTGGCGACGCTCACCGAGCGGGTGTGGGGCACCGGTGCGCCCTCGTCGGCCCACAGCACCCTGTACGGGCACATCGCCCACCTGCGCACGCTCCTGCGCGACTGCCCCGGCGAGGTGACGCTGCGCCGTTCCGGGATCGACGGCTACGTCCTGGACGTCGAACCCGAACTCATCGACGTGCACGCGCTGCGGTCGCTGGTGCACGCGGCCCGCGATCAGCTGCTGGTCGGGGACGGCGAGCGGGCGGTCGAGCGGTGGCGACGCGCCGGGGAACTGGTGCGCGGCGAGGCGCTGGCCGGGGTCAAGGGGGACTGGGCCGCCGAGGTCCGTTCGGGTCTGCGTCGCGAGCACGCGGCCCTGCTGGCCGAGCGGTTCACCGTCGAGCTGGAACTGAACCGGCACAACGAGATCATCGACGAGCTGGCCGATCAGGTCGCGCGGCATCCGCTGTCGGAGAGCCTGGTCGAGTGCCTCATGACCGCGCTGTATCGCAGCGGTCGTCCGGCCGAGGCGCTGTCGTGTTTCGCCGAGGCCCGGTTCCGGCTGGCCGAGCGGCTCGGCGCCGACCCCGGTACGCGGTTGCGGGAACTGAACCGGCGCATCCTCAAGCAGGATCCGGAACTGGCGCGGCCGACTCCCGCGTCCGCACCGGTCGCGCGCGGCGGGCACCCGTTCGCGCAACTGCCCGCGGCGCCACGGTTGTTCACCGGACGCGCCGCCGAACTGTCCGAACTGGATAACGCGCTCGACGCCCCCGACGGTGCGCGACTGTGGACCGTCAGCGGTCCCGGCGGCATCGGCAAGAGCTGGCTGGCACTGCACTGGTCGCATCGCCGTCGCGACGCCTTCGCCGACGGCCAGCTGTACGTCAACCTGCACGGCTTCGATCCCGGCACCGCTCCGACGCCGCCGGAGACGGCGCTGCGGGGCCTGCTGGAGACCCTGGGGGTGGCCCCCGCGGCGATCCCGACCAGCCTGGACGCCATGTCCGGGCTGTACCGCAGCCTGCTCGTCGGCAAGCGGGTGCTGATCCTCGTCGACGACGCCCGCGACTCCCGGCAGGTGATCCCGCTGCTGCCCGGCGACGACGCGGCGTTCACCGTCGTCACCGGACGCCCCGGGCTCGCGACGCTGGCCACCTCCCACGGCGCCGCCGGACTGCGGCTGGACACGTTGAGCCACAACGAATCGCGCGAGGCGTTCTCGCGGCACCTGGGGCACGACCGGATCGCGGCGGAACCGGAGGCGACGGCCGAGCTGGTCGGCAGCTGCGCCGGACTGCCGCTGGCGCTGGGCATCCTGGCCGCGCGCGCCGCCGCCCACCCCGGCCTCCCGCTCGCCGCACTGGCGGAGTCGGTGCGCGACGACTCCGCGCGGCTGGACGCGCTGGACACCGGCGAGCTGTCGGCCAGCCTGCGGGCGGTGCTGGAGGGATCGCTGGCGGCGGTGCGACCCGAGGCCGCCCGGCTGTTCGCGCTGCTGGGCCTGGCTCCCGGCATCGACGCCGAACGCCACGCCGTCGCCAGTCTCGCGGCGGCGTCGCTCGGCCACAGCGACGCGCTGCTGCGGGAACTCGATTCCGCCAACCTCGTCGAGCAGCGGGTTCCGGGCCGGTACCGGATGCACGACCTCACCCGCTTGTACGCCGCCGAACGCGCCGAGGTCGACCTCGACGAGAGCGACCGCGACGCCGCGCTGCGCCGCGTCGTCGACCACTACCTCTACACCGCCGCGGCGGGCCGGGAACTCATGCAGCGGGGACTGATTCCCCGCGACCTCGGGCAGCCGGCACCCGGTTGTGTGACCCGTCCGCTGACCGATCTGGAAGCCGCGAAACGTTGGTTCGCCGCGGAACACGTCAACATCGTCGCGGCGCAGCGCAAGGCCGCCGAGCTCGGCTGGGACGCGTCGGTGTGGCGGCTGGCGTGGGCACTGACCACGTTCCAGATCCTGCGCCGACGCAGCGACGAGGGAGTGCCGGTGTGGCGCCGGGCCGTCGCGGCGGCGGAAAACCTGGACGACCTGTTCGGACAGGTGGTCGCACACCACACCCTCAGCCAGATGTTGATCTACGCGGGCGACTACGACGACGCCGCGACGCACGCGGCCCGCGCGCTCGACCGGGCCGAAGCCTCCGGCGACGTCCACCAGCTCGTCGGCGCCCACGACGCGATGAGCAAGGCATACGTCCGCCAGGGCGACTATCGGCTGGCGCTGCGGCATTCCACGCGATCCCTCGACCTGGCGCGGCGAACCGGCAACCAGATCCTCGAAGCCCAGGCCCACAACTCGGTCGGCTGGCACCTGGCCCACCTGGGCGAGTACGCGGCCGCGCGAGGCCACTGCGAGCAGGCCCTGGACAAAGCCCGCGCCATCCCCGACGACTACCTCGCCGCGCTCATCCTCGACAGCCTCGGGTTCGTCGCCTCGCGCGACGACCGGCCCGCCGACGCGTCCGTCCACTATCGGCAGGCACTGGAGCTGGTGCGCCGTTTCGGTGCGACAGAACAGGAACCGACGACCATGGTCGCGCTGGCCGAAGCCGAGGAGGCGCTGGGTCGGCGCGACGAGGCCGAGCGGTTGCGCCGCGAAGCCGCCGACCTGTACGAAGCCCAGGGCTATGCCGAGGAGGCCGCCCTGCTGCGCAAACCCGCGTCCGGCTGA
- a CDS encoding TetR/AcrR family transcriptional regulator produces the protein MATNTGPGTLRPGGRTARVREAVLRAAGDALAEHGFTGLDLGDIARRADVGRTTVYRRWGTVTAVVADLLTDMAEQSLPRTETGSLLGDLRANARLVQRTLVDPRQGALFKAVIAAATSDPDTRRSLARFYRARLDEWSPCVTQAIERGELPADTDPAEVIRAVSAPLYYRLLATDEPLDASVADRAAEAAAAAARAGAYVRPAEAKPE, from the coding sequence GTGGCCACGAACACAGGACCCGGCACCCTCCGCCCCGGCGGACGCACCGCCCGGGTACGCGAAGCCGTGCTGCGCGCCGCGGGAGACGCCCTGGCCGAACACGGCTTCACCGGCCTGGACCTCGGCGACATCGCCCGCCGCGCCGACGTCGGCCGCACCACCGTCTACCGCCGCTGGGGCACCGTCACCGCCGTGGTCGCCGACCTGCTCACCGACATGGCCGAACAATCCCTGCCGCGCACCGAGACCGGCTCGCTGCTGGGCGACCTGCGCGCCAACGCGCGCCTCGTCCAGCGCACCCTCGTCGACCCCCGGCAGGGCGCGCTGTTCAAGGCCGTCATCGCCGCCGCCACCTCGGATCCCGACACCCGACGGTCGCTGGCCCGGTTCTACCGCGCCCGCCTCGACGAATGGTCCCCGTGCGTGACCCAGGCGATCGAACGCGGGGAACTTCCCGCCGACACCGATCCCGCCGAGGTCATCCGCGCCGTGTCGGCCCCGCTGTACTACCGGCTGTTGGCCACCGACGAACCACTCGACGCATCCGTGGCGGATCGGGCCGCCGAGGCGGCGGCAGCGGCGGCGCGTGCCGGAGCCTACGTCCGGCCCGCCGAGGCGAAGCCGGAGTGA